A part of Microbacterium terregens genomic DNA contains:
- a CDS encoding type IV toxin-antitoxin system AbiEi family antitoxin domain-containing protein — MYSSRAAASVATALDGATGAITYAELRRQGATRRQIDAAVEAGRLIRVRKGTYVMGGCPSPVLAAARQGARLDCLSLLALLKVFVLRSGSLHLHMTYGSTRIPPRSDRIVRHWRPTAAESQALIAPVVEALAQACRCQPPRAAIATLDSAWHLGLVDEEGIAEVFRLLPRRFQVLRGFLEPRAESGPESLMRLLLRAQGWSVDVQVVIDGVGRVDLVVDGWLIIECDSEEFHGGWDAAKRDRRRDLAAAARGYVTLRPIAEDIMHNPDQVLAAVRAAVEHRRALTGAHNVAVSGRRTRAGAR; from the coding sequence ATGTATTCGTCTCGCGCGGCGGCGTCGGTGGCGACCGCGCTGGACGGTGCCACCGGCGCGATCACCTACGCGGAGCTGCGGCGCCAAGGTGCTACTCGACGACAGATCGACGCGGCCGTCGAGGCGGGTCGCCTGATTCGGGTGCGCAAGGGTACCTACGTCATGGGCGGCTGTCCGTCGCCGGTCCTGGCCGCGGCGCGACAGGGTGCTCGGCTCGACTGCCTGTCGCTCCTCGCGCTGCTGAAGGTCTTCGTCCTGCGCAGCGGCTCGCTGCACCTGCACATGACGTACGGGTCCACCCGCATCCCTCCGCGGAGCGACCGGATCGTCCGGCATTGGCGCCCGACCGCGGCAGAGTCGCAGGCCCTTATCGCCCCCGTGGTCGAGGCGCTTGCGCAGGCCTGCCGCTGTCAGCCGCCGCGCGCGGCGATCGCCACGCTCGACAGCGCGTGGCATCTCGGCCTCGTCGACGAGGAGGGCATTGCCGAGGTGTTCCGGCTGCTGCCGCGCCGGTTCCAGGTGCTCCGGGGCTTCTTGGAGCCCCGGGCGGAATCGGGACCGGAGTCGCTCATGCGACTGCTGCTGCGAGCCCAGGGCTGGAGCGTGGACGTCCAGGTCGTGATCGACGGCGTGGGGCGCGTCGATCTGGTGGTCGATGGCTGGCTGATCATCGAGTGCGACAGCGAGGAGTTCCACGGCGGGTGGGATGCCGCCAAACGCGATCGTCGCCGTGACCTGGCTGCAGCCGCCCGGGGATACGTCACGCTGCGCCCCATCGCCGAAGACATCATGCACAACCCGGATCAGGTGCTCGCCGCCGTGCGCGCCGCGGTTGAACACCGGCGCGCTCTGACCGGCGCGCACAACGTCGCTGTTTCCGGGCGCCGAACCCGCGCCGGCGCCCGTTAG
- a CDS encoding GNAT family N-acetyltransferase, with the protein MCTPVTRATRSRRADARYPGGAHPVTLRTERLTLSAPTDADVDAIYAACQDPGIQRYTTLPSPYERSHAEGFIASVRTRWADQSEATWAIREGGSLAGMIGINGISTGGTGEIGYWMTPAFRGRALLTEAARAVIDWGFSDAGPALQRIEWRAVAGNIASARAARRLGFRFERGSARGAGQLVRARRRLDRGAAAARREGAAALARAERMSPDRPCRSPVANCTEPRRVATGERKEAGTLGPPRGRKETDPLGSPRGRKETGPLGPPRGRMESCRRCPKSRASSTSSVDGRRA; encoded by the coding sequence TTGTGCACGCCGGTCACGCGGGCCACCCGCAGTCGACGGGCCGACGCCCGATACCCTGGCGGCGCGCACCCCGTCACCCTCCGCACGGAGCGACTCACCCTGTCCGCGCCGACTGACGCCGACGTCGATGCGATCTACGCTGCCTGCCAGGATCCCGGCATCCAGCGGTACACCACGCTACCGTCGCCCTACGAGCGGAGTCACGCCGAGGGCTTCATCGCCTCCGTGCGCACCCGCTGGGCGGACCAGTCCGAGGCCACCTGGGCGATCCGGGAGGGAGGCTCCCTCGCCGGCATGATCGGCATCAACGGCATCAGCACCGGCGGCACCGGCGAGATCGGCTACTGGATGACGCCCGCCTTCCGCGGCCGCGCCCTGCTCACCGAGGCCGCCCGTGCCGTGATCGATTGGGGCTTCAGCGACGCCGGCCCCGCCCTGCAGCGGATCGAGTGGCGCGCGGTGGCGGGCAATATCGCCTCGGCGCGGGCGGCCCGCCGCCTCGGATTCCGCTTCGAAAGGGGTTCTGCGCGGGGCGCTGGTCAACTCGTCCGGGCGCGACGACGGCTGGATCGCGGGGCTGCTGCCGCACGACGAGAGGGCGCCGCAGCCCTGGCCCGTGCTGAACGGATGAGTCCGGACCGCCCCTGTCGCTCGCCTGTCGCGAACTGCACCGAGCCGCGGCGTGTTGCGACAGGCGAGCGGAAGGAGGCCGGCACCCTCGGGCCACCACGTGGAAGGAAGGAGACCGACCCCCTCGGGTCGCCACGTGGAAGGAAGGAGACCGGCCCCCTCGGGCCACCACGTGGAAGGATGGAATCATGCCGGAGATGCCCGAAGTCCAGGGCCTCGTCGACTTCCTCGGTGGACGGACGACGGGCCTGA